From one Streptomyces sp. SCSIO 30461 genomic stretch:
- the htpG gene encoding molecular chaperone HtpG, which translates to MSTETFEFQVEARQLLQLMIHSVYSNKDVFLRELISNSSDALDKLRLEKLWDDSLDADVSDLHIDITIDQDSRTLTVRDNGIGMSYEEVGRLIGTIANSGTAKFLQELKEAKDAAGQEGLIGQFGVGFYAGFMVADEVTLITRRAGEGQGTRWSSRGEGTYTLETVDDAPQGTSVTLHLKPADAENQLHDYCSPWKVREIIKRYSDFITWPIRMLPEADPTATGPDDEAPEPETLNSMKALWARSRDEVTDEEYHELYKHVGHDWRDPLETIRLQAEGTFEYQALLFLPEHAPHDLFTRDAKRGVQLYVKRVFIMDDCEALLPPYLRFVKGVVDAADLSLNVSREILQQDRHIEMMRRRLTKKVLSTVKELMAKDRDRYATLWREFGTVLKEGLVTDPENREAILAFASFASTDQDTEPTTLKQYVERMKDGQEDIYYLTGESRRSIEDSPHMEAFRDRGIEVLLLTDPVDEVWADAVGAYEGKQLRSVAKGRIDLDAKDDDTPDAEREKQAEDYAGLLAWLTEELDEDIKEVRLSSRLTVSPVCVVSDAHDLTPALENMYRAMGQEVPSAKRILELNPEHQLVKGLNQAYKEREDRSELAETAEVLLGLATLAEGGRPKEPARFVKLMADRLERSL; encoded by the coding sequence ATGTCGACTGAGACGTTCGAGTTTCAGGTGGAAGCCCGTCAGCTGCTCCAACTGATGATCCACTCGGTCTACTCGAACAAGGATGTGTTCCTGCGGGAGTTGATCTCCAACTCGTCCGACGCGCTGGACAAGCTGCGCCTCGAGAAGCTGTGGGACGACTCACTCGACGCCGACGTGTCCGATCTGCACATCGACATCACCATCGACCAGGACAGCCGCACGCTCACGGTGCGGGACAACGGCATCGGCATGTCGTACGAGGAGGTCGGGCGGCTCATCGGCACGATCGCCAACTCGGGCACCGCGAAGTTCCTCCAGGAGCTGAAGGAGGCCAAGGACGCGGCCGGGCAGGAAGGGCTCATCGGACAGTTCGGCGTCGGCTTTTACGCCGGCTTCATGGTGGCGGACGAGGTCACCCTGATCACCCGGCGCGCCGGCGAGGGCCAGGGCACCCGCTGGAGCTCCCGCGGCGAGGGCACCTACACACTGGAGACCGTAGACGACGCTCCTCAGGGCACCTCGGTCACGCTCCACCTCAAGCCCGCCGACGCGGAGAACCAGCTCCACGACTACTGCTCCCCGTGGAAGGTCCGGGAGATCATCAAGCGGTACTCGGACTTCATCACGTGGCCCATCCGCATGCTGCCCGAAGCCGACCCCACCGCGACAGGCCCGGACGACGAGGCGCCAGAACCCGAGACGCTCAACTCCATGAAGGCACTGTGGGCGCGCTCGCGCGACGAGGTGACCGACGAGGAATACCACGAGTTGTACAAGCACGTCGGCCACGACTGGCGTGATCCGCTGGAGACGATCCGACTCCAGGCCGAGGGCACCTTCGAGTACCAGGCCCTGCTGTTCCTCCCCGAGCATGCCCCGCACGACCTGTTCACCCGGGACGCCAAGCGCGGTGTGCAGCTCTACGTCAAGCGCGTGTTCATCATGGACGACTGCGAGGCGCTGCTGCCGCCGTACCTCCGCTTCGTCAAGGGCGTCGTCGACGCCGCGGACCTCTCGCTCAACGTCTCCCGCGAGATCCTCCAGCAGGACCGGCACATCGAGATGATGCGGCGACGGCTGACGAAGAAGGTCCTGTCCACGGTCAAGGAGCTGATGGCCAAGGACCGGGACCGCTACGCAACGCTCTGGCGGGAGTTCGGCACGGTCCTGAAGGAGGGACTCGTCACCGACCCGGAGAACCGGGAGGCCATCCTCGCCTTCGCGTCCTTCGCGAGCACCGACCAAGACACGGAGCCGACCACGCTCAAACAGTACGTGGAGCGGATGAAGGACGGGCAGGAGGACATCTACTACCTGACCGGCGAGTCCCGCCGGAGCATCGAGGACTCCCCGCACATGGAGGCGTTCCGAGACCGGGGGATCGAGGTGCTGCTGCTCACCGACCCCGTCGACGAGGTCTGGGCCGACGCCGTCGGAGCGTACGAGGGCAAGCAGCTGCGCTCCGTGGCCAAGGGCCGGATCGACCTCGACGCCAAGGACGACGACACCCCCGACGCCGAGCGGGAGAAGCAGGCCGAGGACTACGCCGGGCTGCTCGCCTGGTTGACCGAGGAGCTGGACGAGGACATCAAGGAGGTGCGCCTCTCCTCGCGACTCACGGTCTCCCCGGTCTGTGTGGTCTCCGACGCGCACGACCTGACCCCGGCTCTGGAGAACATGTACCGCGCCATGGGCCAGGAGGTCCCCAGCGCCAAGCGGATTCTGGAACTGAACCCGGAGCATCAGCTCGTCAAGGGACTGAACCAGGCTTACAAGGAGCGCGAGGACCGTTCCGAACTCGCCGAGACCGCCGAGGTCCTCCTCGGTCTGGCAACGCTCGCCGAGGGCGGCCGGCCCAAGGAACCGGCCCGTTTCGTCAAGCTGATGGCGGACCGCCTGGAACGTTCTCTGTAG
- a CDS encoding SpoIIE family protein phosphatase, translating to MAAPDGGGAPLEESVTGAAALPAEIFEGISAAAFAVDDKGIIVAVNGRSEKLFQMAASELLHQDAHDLLHRDSHGHPLPRTRCGLRMALLTHRTDHCESDWFTRGDGTLLALSWLITPYELDAGNHGALVLFYPPRESQEAHRNDAGASTTLTELDRLALLAETTTQLTSTLDVDEALRRLAALTVPRLADWAVVDLVNEVDEVRRALVMQYADGVLIERADLQGPMPPVPQESPMPLSRALRGAASTLASPSTYHGPPDSGIAVEQQRLFTETDMHSAAIAPIRGLREVLGALTLGRSQRRDPFTVSDLPLLEDLTRRAGLALDNARLYERQRTVAETMQRHLLPQLPTVPGLQITARYVPAPHASQVGGDWYDAFSLPGGATALAVGDVAGHDLDAAGGMAQIRNMLRAFVWTHLESPSVAVTHLDQAVMHIAQEPMATVVLARLTMADDGYWRLHWTNAGHPPPLLVTDDGQSQFLKDAHGMLLGTGSPSIRTDAVVALPPQATLVLYTDGLIESRRHSLDVGMERLRRHAASLARRSLDSFSDALLAQVRPDDNDDDVAFLALRTPDPGRAG from the coding sequence ATCGCTGCACCGGATGGCGGGGGAGCCCCGCTTGAGGAGTCCGTGACAGGGGCAGCGGCCTTGCCCGCCGAGATATTCGAAGGCATCTCGGCGGCTGCCTTCGCGGTCGACGACAAGGGGATCATCGTCGCGGTGAACGGACGATCCGAGAAGCTGTTCCAGATGGCGGCGAGCGAGCTCCTCCACCAGGACGCGCACGATCTGTTGCACCGTGACAGCCACGGTCACCCGTTGCCCCGCACCCGCTGCGGACTGCGGATGGCCCTTCTCACCCATCGCACCGATCACTGCGAGTCGGACTGGTTCACCCGCGGTGACGGCACCTTGCTCGCTCTCTCCTGGCTCATCACGCCCTACGAGCTCGATGCCGGAAACCACGGCGCCCTGGTGCTGTTCTACCCGCCGCGCGAATCGCAGGAAGCCCACCGGAACGACGCCGGGGCCTCCACGACGCTCACGGAACTCGACCGACTCGCCCTCCTCGCGGAGACCACCACCCAACTCACCTCCACGCTCGACGTGGACGAGGCACTGCGCCGTCTGGCGGCACTGACCGTGCCCCGGCTCGCGGACTGGGCGGTCGTCGACCTGGTCAACGAGGTGGACGAGGTCAGGCGGGCCCTGGTCATGCAGTATGCGGACGGCGTCCTGATCGAGCGCGCGGATCTCCAGGGCCCCATGCCGCCCGTACCGCAGGAATCGCCCATGCCGCTGTCACGGGCGCTGCGCGGCGCCGCCTCGACCCTGGCCAGCCCATCCACGTACCACGGGCCCCCGGACTCCGGAATCGCCGTCGAGCAACAGCGGCTCTTCACCGAGACGGATATGCACTCGGCAGCCATCGCCCCGATCCGCGGACTGCGCGAGGTACTCGGCGCCCTGACCCTGGGGCGCTCGCAGCGGCGTGATCCCTTCACCGTCTCCGACCTGCCGCTGCTGGAGGACCTCACCCGACGCGCGGGCCTTGCTCTGGACAACGCACGCCTGTACGAGCGGCAACGCACCGTCGCCGAGACGATGCAGCGGCATCTGCTGCCGCAACTGCCCACGGTGCCGGGGCTGCAGATCACGGCACGGTACGTGCCCGCTCCGCACGCTTCCCAGGTCGGCGGCGACTGGTACGACGCCTTCTCCCTCCCGGGCGGTGCGACGGCACTCGCGGTCGGTGATGTGGCGGGCCACGACCTCGACGCGGCGGGCGGCATGGCCCAGATCCGCAACATGCTGCGCGCCTTCGTATGGACGCACCTGGAGTCGCCGTCCGTCGCCGTGACACATCTCGACCAAGCCGTCATGCACATCGCTCAGGAGCCGATGGCCACCGTTGTTCTGGCCCGGCTCACGATGGCTGACGACGGATACTGGAGGCTGCACTGGACCAACGCAGGCCACCCACCGCCGCTCCTGGTCACAGACGACGGCCAGTCGCAGTTCCTGAAGGACGCGCACGGCATGCTGCTCGGCACGGGAAGCCCGAGCATCCGGACGGATGCCGTGGTCGCCCTGCCGCCCCAAGCCACCCTCGTCCTCTACACCGACGGCCTGATCGAGTCCCGGCGGCACTCTCTCGACGTCGGCATGGAGCGGCTCCGCAGACATGCCGCATCCCTGGCCCGGCGCTCGCTGGACTCCTTCAGCGACGCCCTGCTCGCCCAAGTGCGTCCGGACGACAACGACGACGATGTCGCCTTCCTCGCGCTTCGAACTCCGGATCCGGGCCGTGCGGGCTGA
- a CDS encoding PP2C family protein-serine/threonine phosphatase, which yields MDRDRVGLAEVLAAAEAAAPVESLDVAARNLWDRFGARYVSFLFVDAIGRRLVRVGEDLESQTGRSAEQIPLAGSLYEEVLREQRLVLAPNEGLGQRVIAPVTNRGDTVGVLELTLPDASDEVLQQVAETAHALAYIIVTDRRFTDLYHWGRRTTPISLAAEIQRQLLPSASCCEAPQFTFAAALVPADAIAGDTYDFTLDHDTLHVSVTDAMGHDVNSALLATLLVNASRGARRAGCDLAEQARQTHQAVLDHGRGALATGQLLRIPLDGAGARLVNAGHPWPLRLRDGEVQRVRLDAHLPFGVPSSAPYQVQRLDLRPGDRLVLYTDGMQERRAETVDLSEIIRETATKHPREVVRALTSAVTEVCHGHLEDDAAALCLDWHGPRSPRGRSGG from the coding sequence GTGGATCGAGACCGGGTCGGGCTCGCTGAGGTCCTCGCCGCAGCGGAGGCCGCGGCGCCTGTGGAGTCACTCGACGTGGCCGCGCGCAACCTGTGGGATCGCTTCGGAGCCCGGTACGTGTCGTTCCTGTTCGTCGACGCCATCGGCCGGCGGTTGGTCCGGGTGGGTGAGGACCTCGAATCGCAGACCGGCCGGAGCGCCGAGCAGATTCCGCTCGCCGGGAGTCTTTATGAAGAGGTTCTGCGCGAGCAGCGTCTCGTCCTGGCACCGAACGAAGGGTTGGGGCAGCGGGTGATCGCTCCCGTCACCAACCGCGGCGACACCGTCGGCGTCCTGGAGTTGACGCTGCCGGACGCCTCGGACGAGGTGTTGCAGCAGGTTGCGGAGACCGCGCACGCACTGGCGTACATCATCGTCACGGACCGCCGCTTCACCGATCTCTACCACTGGGGCCGGCGCACCACACCGATCAGCCTGGCGGCTGAGATCCAGCGGCAGCTGCTGCCGTCGGCCTCGTGCTGCGAGGCACCCCAGTTCACCTTCGCAGCGGCTCTGGTACCCGCCGACGCCATCGCGGGTGACACCTACGACTTCACGCTCGACCACGACACGCTGCATGTGTCCGTCACGGATGCGATGGGCCATGACGTCAACTCCGCTCTCCTGGCGACCTTGCTGGTGAACGCCTCACGTGGGGCCCGCCGCGCCGGATGCGATCTCGCCGAGCAAGCCCGGCAGACCCACCAGGCCGTGCTCGACCACGGGCGGGGAGCGCTCGCCACCGGACAGTTGCTGCGCATCCCGCTGGACGGCGCCGGGGCTCGACTCGTCAATGCCGGACACCCATGGCCGCTGCGGCTGCGTGACGGGGAGGTCCAGCGGGTACGCCTCGACGCGCATCTGCCGTTCGGCGTGCCCTCGTCCGCCCCGTACCAGGTACAGCGACTCGACCTGCGTCCCGGTGATCGGCTCGTGCTCTACACGGACGGCATGCAGGAGCGACGGGCGGAAACCGTGGACCTGTCCGAAATCATCCGCGAGACCGCCACGAAGCATCCACGCGAGGTGGTGCGCGCGCTGACATCGGCGGTCACGGAGGTCTGCCACGGCCATCTGGAGGACGACGCGGCTGCCCTGTGCCTGGACTGGCACGGGCCTCGCTCACCACGCGGTCGGAGCGGCGGATGA
- a CDS encoding DUF6114 domain-containing protein: MLLNPASSPTTGAERLRSAHHRFRVWRGGRPFWAGLFTLAAGIPILYFPYVRLSLSGIPLALSTTAGAGALITGVLLIVLGISLWLRPQTRVFAGIAALLLSLVSFPLANFGGLFIGLFAGLVGGSLACAWVGPAQAEPRDGPA; the protein is encoded by the coding sequence GTGCTTCTGAATCCAGCGTCATCGCCGACGACGGGAGCGGAACGCCTGCGCAGCGCTCACCATCGCTTCAGGGTGTGGCGGGGCGGCCGTCCCTTCTGGGCCGGCCTCTTCACTCTGGCGGCGGGCATCCCCATCCTGTACTTCCCATATGTGCGGCTGAGTCTTTCGGGCATCCCGCTCGCCCTGTCGACCACGGCCGGCGCGGGCGCCCTGATCACCGGCGTACTGCTCATCGTGCTGGGCATCAGCCTCTGGCTGCGACCGCAGACCCGGGTGTTCGCCGGAATCGCGGCACTGCTCCTGTCGCTGGTGTCCTTCCCCCTCGCCAACTTCGGCGGGCTCTTCATCGGCCTGTTCGCGGGCCTGGTCGGCGGCTCTCTCGCCTGCGCCTGGGTCGGGCCCGCGCAGGCTGAACCCCGGGACGGCCCGGCCTGA
- a CDS encoding DUF6230 family protein translates to MSHGFGRTRWKRFALVFAASVAAAATVGVGMAQGALAASFLISGRTFQISAESMAVRGLSIYGMVDVTREGTAVPVTVTGFRHAEINGLCQSVVVPIPVLGAYTLRLTGGDGRRAEARNMFIDAQSLNVGEADFKAIDMGVAAGAITKGPINPGDKQSRYFDPDGVAQQADAAELTDVEATAVAVSAATLNVPDLSMRLREGSHECF, encoded by the coding sequence ATGTCGCATGGCTTCGGCAGGACCCGCTGGAAGCGATTCGCTCTGGTGTTCGCCGCCTCGGTGGCCGCCGCCGCGACAGTGGGCGTCGGGATGGCGCAGGGGGCGCTGGCCGCCTCCTTCCTGATCTCCGGGCGTACGTTCCAGATCAGCGCGGAGAGCATGGCGGTCCGGGGCCTGAGTATCTACGGCATGGTGGACGTGACCAGGGAAGGCACCGCTGTGCCGGTGACGGTCACCGGATTCCGGCATGCCGAGATCAACGGCCTCTGCCAGTCGGTGGTGGTGCCCATTCCCGTCCTCGGTGCCTACACCCTCAGGTTGACCGGTGGTGATGGGCGGCGGGCCGAAGCGAGGAACATGTTCATCGACGCGCAGTCCCTGAACGTCGGCGAGGCGGACTTCAAAGCCATCGACATGGGTGTGGCGGCGGGCGCCATCACCAAGGGGCCGATCAATCCCGGTGACAAGCAGTCGCGGTACTTCGACCCCGACGGCGTGGCTCAGCAGGCCGACGCGGCCGAACTGACGGACGTGGAGGCGACCGCCGTCGCGGTCAGCGCGGCCACGCTGAACGTCCCCGATCTGAGCATGCGGCTCAGGGAAGGCAGTCACGAGTGCTTCTGA
- a CDS encoding MmcQ/YjbR family DNA-binding protein: MIDADDIRSIALSFPGTVEKEAWAMPTFRVAGKMYLTIPDDQTSFAVRCPRHERTELIAAEPEKFWVPSHEASSAWVRVRLAALEDLDELRDILVDSWRQAAPDRLAEEHPDLRPGAGA; the protein is encoded by the coding sequence ATGATCGACGCTGACGACATCCGCAGCATTGCCCTGTCGTTTCCCGGGACGGTGGAGAAGGAAGCCTGGGCGATGCCCACGTTCCGTGTGGCCGGCAAGATGTACCTCACCATCCCCGACGATCAGACATCGTTCGCGGTCCGCTGCCCGAGACATGAGCGCACGGAGCTCATCGCCGCCGAGCCGGAGAAGTTCTGGGTGCCGTCGCACGAGGCGAGTTCGGCCTGGGTCAGGGTGCGGCTCGCCGCGCTCGAGGACCTGGACGAGCTGCGCGACATCCTCGTCGACTCCTGGAGGCAGGCGGCGCCGGACCGGCTGGCCGAGGAGCATCCCGACCTGCGGCCCGGCGCGGGTGCCTGA
- a CDS encoding SpoIIE family protein phosphatase: protein MREFSGPNGNEPLKPPESDPAPGRRSARRTLRWLGSLLDVRSLAGQVFLLQVGVVVLVVITALVALVVQARRHSTEDAQHQTLTAAQTFAHSPGLIAALDSPDPSAVLQPSADAVRKAADVDAIIVYQRDGIALTHSDPDQIGKHVIGPYAEAASGKTFTRTFQGALGLSVISAVPVKDSNGSVVAIVSSVVTVEKVQDWVNQQLPVLFGGAVGSIVLAAGGSALVSRRLRRQTHGLGPAEMTRMYEHHDAVLHAVREGVLIVGGDGRLLLANDEAHRLLDLPGDAEHRSVSGLGLGDELAGLLTSEQPATDEVHLAGDRLLAVNKRFAGPTRPASRVVTLRDTTELQALAGRAETARERLQLLYDAGVRIGTTLDVTRTARELAEVAVPHFADVVTVELLDPVLHGEEPSGAGTEMRRTAVVGLERDDLLYPAGTLIRFVPSTPTAVGAAEGQAVRVADLSTSDGWQAQHPERARRILEHGVHSLVVVPLQARGVVLGTAHYWRKGASAPFDEEDVTFAEELATRAAVCIDNARRYTREHTTAVALQRSLLPSRVPDLSALRVAYRYLPARAGVGGDWFDVIPLSGARVALVVGDVVGHGVHAAATMGRLRTAVHNFSVLDIPPEELLGRVDELVAQIDVDESDAGEGLGITGATCLYAVYDPTSGRLTVATAGHPGPAVVHPDGSVDFPQLPVSPPLGLGASMPGESAELNVPEGSRLVLYTDGLIEDRDRDPDIGLTALRAALTGPDRSPEATCAAVVDALVPDRPRDDIALLVARTHRLDADRIAEWPVPRDPAAVGPVRAACVRRIREWGLEQLDFAAELVLSELITNAVNYGSDPVTVRLLRDRALICEVSDGSSTSPRLRRARVTDEGGRGLFLVAQFAERWGTRYTSRGKVIWAELSLHGGGPSVEGLAEFLFDEVEPLAPESADRGGTAR from the coding sequence GTGCGTGAATTTTCGGGGCCTAACGGGAATGAACCGCTGAAGCCACCCGAGAGCGACCCCGCGCCCGGTCGGAGGAGCGCGCGGCGGACACTGCGGTGGCTGGGTTCTCTGCTGGATGTCCGCAGCCTCGCGGGTCAGGTCTTCCTGCTCCAGGTGGGCGTGGTGGTGCTGGTCGTGATCACCGCGCTGGTGGCCCTCGTCGTCCAGGCACGTCGGCACAGCACGGAGGATGCCCAGCACCAGACACTCACCGCCGCCCAGACCTTCGCACACTCACCGGGGCTCATCGCGGCCCTCGACAGTCCCGACCCCAGTGCGGTGCTGCAACCGAGCGCCGACGCCGTCCGCAAAGCCGCCGACGTCGACGCGATCATCGTCTACCAGCGGGACGGGATCGCCCTGACCCACAGCGATCCGGACCAGATCGGGAAGCACGTCATCGGTCCCTACGCGGAAGCGGCATCGGGGAAGACCTTCACCAGGACGTTCCAGGGAGCCCTCGGGCTCTCCGTGATCTCGGCCGTGCCTGTCAAGGACAGCAACGGTTCGGTCGTCGCCATCGTCTCCTCCGTGGTCACGGTCGAGAAGGTGCAGGACTGGGTCAACCAGCAGTTGCCGGTGCTGTTCGGGGGGGCGGTCGGCTCGATCGTCCTGGCAGCGGGCGGGTCGGCACTGGTGAGCCGCAGGCTGCGGAGGCAGACGCACGGCCTGGGCCCGGCCGAGATGACCAGGATGTACGAGCACCACGACGCGGTGCTCCACGCCGTACGGGAAGGTGTGCTGATCGTCGGGGGCGACGGCAGGTTGCTGCTGGCCAACGACGAGGCCCACCGCCTGCTGGACCTGCCGGGGGACGCGGAGCACCGCTCGGTGAGCGGGCTGGGACTCGGCGACGAACTCGCAGGGCTGCTGACATCCGAGCAGCCGGCCACCGACGAGGTGCATCTCGCAGGCGATCGACTGCTCGCCGTCAACAAGCGGTTCGCCGGACCGACCCGGCCCGCGAGCCGGGTCGTTACCCTGCGGGACACCACCGAACTCCAAGCCCTCGCCGGCCGGGCGGAGACCGCCCGCGAGCGCCTGCAACTGCTCTACGACGCCGGGGTGCGGATCGGGACCACCCTGGATGTCACCCGCACCGCCAGGGAGCTCGCCGAGGTCGCGGTCCCCCACTTCGCGGACGTCGTCACCGTCGAGCTGCTCGACCCGGTCCTGCACGGCGAGGAGCCGTCGGGTGCGGGCACCGAGATGCGCCGTACCGCTGTCGTGGGTCTGGAGCGGGACGACTTGCTGTACCCGGCCGGCACGCTGATCCGCTTCGTCCCCTCCACTCCCACAGCCGTCGGCGCGGCGGAAGGCCAGGCCGTCCGGGTGGCGGATCTGAGCACTTCCGACGGCTGGCAGGCGCAGCATCCTGAAAGGGCCCGCCGGATCCTGGAACACGGTGTGCATTCCCTGGTGGTGGTGCCGTTGCAGGCCCGAGGGGTGGTGCTCGGAACGGCCCACTACTGGCGGAAGGGGGCCTCCGCTCCGTTCGACGAGGAGGATGTGACCTTCGCCGAGGAACTGGCCACCCGGGCGGCGGTGTGCATCGACAACGCCCGCCGCTACACCCGCGAGCACACCACGGCGGTCGCCCTCCAGCGCAGTCTGCTGCCCAGCCGGGTGCCCGATCTGTCGGCGCTGAGGGTGGCCTACCGCTATCTGCCGGCCCGGGCCGGAGTGGGCGGTGACTGGTTCGATGTCATCCCGCTGTCCGGTGCCCGGGTCGCCCTGGTCGTCGGCGATGTCGTGGGGCACGGGGTGCACGCCGCAGCCACCATGGGGCGGCTGCGCACCGCCGTGCACAACTTCTCCGTCCTGGACATCCCTCCCGAGGAGCTGCTGGGACGGGTGGACGAGTTGGTGGCACAGATCGACGTGGACGAGTCCGACGCCGGGGAGGGCCTGGGGATCACCGGGGCGACCTGTCTCTACGCCGTCTACGATCCCACCTCCGGCCGGCTGACGGTCGCCACCGCGGGCCATCCGGGCCCCGCGGTGGTACACCCCGACGGGAGTGTCGACTTCCCCCAGCTGCCGGTGTCCCCGCCGCTGGGCCTCGGGGCGTCGATGCCCGGCGAGAGCGCCGAGCTGAACGTGCCCGAGGGATCACGGCTGGTGCTCTACACCGACGGTCTGATCGAGGACCGGGACCGGGATCCGGACATCGGGCTCACGGCCCTGCGCGCCGCCCTGACCGGGCCCGATCGCTCCCCGGAGGCCACCTGCGCGGCGGTCGTCGACGCCTTGGTGCCCGACCGTCCCAGAGACGACATCGCGCTGCTGGTCGCCCGCACCCATCGGCTCGACGCCGACCGCATCGCGGAATGGCCGGTGCCCCGCGACCCGGCGGCGGTCGGCCCGGTCCGGGCCGCGTGCGTGCGCCGGATCCGCGAGTGGGGCCTCGAACAGCTCGACTTCGCCGCCGAACTCGTCCTCAGCGAACTGATCACCAACGCCGTCAACTACGGGAGCGACCCCGTCACCGTGCGGCTTCTCCGCGACCGCGCCCTGATCTGCGAGGTCTCCGACGGCAGCAGTACCTCGCCGCGGCTGCGGCGGGCCAGGGTCACCGACGAGGGCGGCCGTGGACTCTTCCTGGTGGCCCAGTTCGCCGAACGCTGGGGCACCCGCTACACCTCCAGGGGCAAGGTCATCTGGGCCGAACTGTCTCTCCACGGCGGCGGGCCGTCCGTGGAAGGACTCGCCGAGTTCCTGTTCGACGAGGTGGAGCCACTGGCCCCGGAGAGCGCGGACCGGGGCGGCACGGCAAGGTGA
- a CDS encoding ABC transporter substrate-binding protein: MRSLHGRPAARRARAAAAAGCLGLLLVSACAETPRPRTVRPAVATSAAEAGGMAALVDAAKREGSLNAIALPRDWADYGGLIDGFERKYGIAVTVADPEASSQDEIDAIKADGKRADAPDVIDVGDSFARTAARQKLLAPYRVTEYDSIPKSQKDAKARWSNNYGGYISIGCNAGLAKPCPRTFADLLEPRYKGMVSLDGDPTRSNTAFAGVYAAALANGGSFDDIRPGLDFFAELKKRGNFNPAESTSTAVETGSTPISVDWDYVNLDYADRFRDSGVDWQVSIPFDGSFAQYYALAVNRNAPHPAAARLWQEYLFSVTGQNLRLRGYARPVLMEVMREDGTLDEAAAARLPTVEGEPRFPTDAQLEKARRTVDREWAKVMAG, from the coding sequence GTGAGGAGCCTGCACGGCCGGCCGGCCGCCCGCCGTGCCCGGGCAGCGGCCGCCGCGGGCTGTCTCGGCCTGCTCCTCGTGAGCGCTTGTGCCGAGACGCCGAGGCCCCGGACGGTCAGGCCTGCGGTCGCCACCTCCGCGGCTGAGGCCGGGGGCATGGCCGCGCTGGTCGACGCGGCGAAACGGGAGGGCTCGCTGAACGCGATCGCGCTGCCTCGCGACTGGGCCGACTACGGCGGTCTGATCGACGGCTTCGAGCGGAAGTACGGGATCGCGGTCACGGTCGCCGATCCCGAGGCCTCCAGCCAGGACGAGATCGACGCCATCAAGGCGGACGGGAAGCGCGCCGACGCCCCTGACGTGATCGATGTGGGCGACTCGTTCGCCCGGACGGCGGCCCGGCAGAAACTGCTGGCACCGTACCGGGTCACCGAGTACGACTCGATCCCGAAGAGCCAGAAGGACGCCAAAGCCCGCTGGTCCAACAACTACGGCGGCTACATCTCCATCGGCTGCAACGCCGGACTGGCCAAGCCCTGCCCGCGGACCTTCGCCGATCTGCTGGAGCCCCGGTACAAGGGGATGGTCTCCCTCGACGGTGATCCCACACGTTCCAACACCGCCTTCGCCGGTGTCTACGCGGCGGCGCTGGCGAACGGCGGATCGTTCGACGACATCCGCCCCGGGCTCGACTTCTTCGCCGAGCTCAAGAAGCGGGGCAACTTCAATCCCGCCGAGTCCACCTCGACCGCGGTCGAGACCGGCAGCACCCCCATCAGCGTCGACTGGGACTACGTCAATCTCGACTACGCGGACCGGTTCCGCGACAGTGGGGTGGACTGGCAGGTGTCGATCCCCTTCGACGGCAGCTTCGCCCAGTACTACGCCCTGGCCGTCAACAGGAACGCCCCGCATCCGGCAGCGGCGCGCCTCTGGCAGGAGTACCTCTTCAGCGTGACCGGGCAGAATCTCCGTCTCAGGGGCTACGCCCGGCCGGTGCTGATGGAGGTCATGCGTGAGGACGGCACCCTTGACGAGGCCGCAGCGGCAAGACTGCCGACGGTCGAAGGGGAGCCGCGGTTTCCGACGGACGCCCAACTGGAGAAGGCCAGACGGACGGTGGACAGGGAGTGGGCCAAGGTCATGGCGGGCTGA